The Podarcis raffonei isolate rPodRaf1 chromosome 2, rPodRaf1.pri, whole genome shotgun sequence genome window below encodes:
- the GLP2R gene encoding glucagon-like peptide 2 receptor isoform X1: protein MKLYSGTCPTPVFAITMLFLIKQAEGSYEKIRVNLLNYKEACLKMLHESAISPGIYCNGSFDEFVCWPHSPPGIVSVPCPHYLPWIENGSARNVYRICLDQGIWKKVENSTVVWDNRTECSGDSHYQRKDEEQTLWISTLYIYTVGYTFSLVSLVLALFILMLLRKLHCTRNYIHMNLFVAFILRAAGVLIKDRTTHSTYVFLYVDSEKPSDLNGWISFSSPEKLFLCRMAQLLMHYVVGANSFWILVEGIYLHRLLVATVLSEKHLLLRYVFIGWGFPVLFVASWGITKYQLEYEGCWATHHNMAFWWIIRGPILFSIVVNFCIFLKIVKLLLSKLKAQQMSFRDYKFRLARSTLVLIPLLGIHEIVFNFIVDERIDGFSRHIKVFIQLTLGSFQGFFVALLYCFSNGEVKAELRKKWSHFLLASPFVCMPCFLGKNIKHLGRCSKKEHSNNNCFSLEVTQPQSTQVAKQRTGGKAELSFALKHIPRASLSDSSEGEVTMGETTEEVFEESEISICNKSKN, encoded by the exons GCTGAAGGATCTTATGAGAAAATAAGAGTGAATTTGCTTAACTATAAAGAAGCATGCTTGAAAATGTTGCACGAGTCTGCAATCAGCCCAG gaATATACTGCAATGGGAGTTTTGATGAATTTGTTTGCTGGCCTCATTCACCTCCAGGAATAGTCTCGGTTCCCTGCCCACATTATTTACCATGGATAGAAAATG GAAGTGCAAGAAACGTATACAGAATCTGCTTGGACCAAGGGATTTGGAAAAAAGTTGAAAACTCCACTGTGGTCTGGGATAACCGCACTGAATGTTCTGGGGACAGCCACTACCAGAGAAAA GATGAAGAACAAACATTGTGGATCTCCACCCTGTACATTTATACTGTGGGATATACTTTTTCTCTTGTTTCCCTTGTCTTAGCGCTTTTCATACTGATGCTGCTCAG GAAACTGCACTGCACAAGGAACTACATCCATATGAATCTGTTCGTTGCGTTCATCTTACGAGCCGCAGGAGTTCTCATCAAAGACAGAACAACCCACAGCACTTATGTATTTCTTTATGTGGACTCTGAAAAGCCAAGTGATCTAAATGGATGGATATCATTCTCAAGTCCAGAG AAGTTGTTCCTGTGCAGGATGGCTCAGCTTTTGATGCATTATGTTGTTGGGGCAAATTCCTTCTGGATTTTAGTGGAAGGGATTTACCTCCATAGATTATTGGTAGCCACTGTGCTCTCTGAGAAACATCTGCTGTTGAGATACGTCTTCATTGGATGGG GTTTTCCAGTTCTGTTTGTGGCTTCCTGGGGAATAACAAAATACCAACTGGAGTATGAGGG ATGCTGGGCAACACATCACAACATGGCATTCTGGTGGATCATTCGAGGGCCCATTTTATTTTCCATTGTT GTTAACTTCTGCATCTTTCTAAAAATTGTGAAGCTGCTACTTTCCAAACTTAAAGCCCAGCAAATGAGCTTTCGTGATTATAAATTCAG actgGCAAGATCAACCCTTGTGTTAATACCATTGCTTGGGATTCACGAGATTGTCTTTAACTTCATTGTGGATGAAAGAATTGATGGTTTTTCCAGGCACATAAAAGTCTTCATTCAGCTGACCCTGGGCTCCTTCCAA ggTTTCTTTGTAGCACTTTTATACTGTTTTTCTAATGGAGAG gTAAAAGCTGAACTGCGCAAGAAGTGGTCCCATTTCTTGCTGGCATCCCCCTTTGTCTGCATGCCGTGCTTTCTCGGAAAGAACATCAAGCACCTGGGGAGATGTTCCAAGAAAGAGCATTCGAACAATAATTGCTTCTCCCTGGAGGTGACTCAGCCTCAGAGCACACAAGTGGCAAAGCAGAGGACAGGCGGCAAAGCGGAGCTAAGCTTCGCATTAAAGCATATTCCCAGAGCAAGCCTCTCAGACAGCAGTGAAGGAGAAGTCACAATGGGGGAGACGACCGAGGAAGTCTTCGAAGAAAGCGAGATTTCAATttgtaacaaaagcaaaaactga
- the GLP2R gene encoding glucagon-like peptide 2 receptor isoform X2 has product MLHESAISPGIYCNGSFDEFVCWPHSPPGIVSVPCPHYLPWIENGSARNVYRICLDQGIWKKVENSTVVWDNRTECSGDSHYQRKDEEQTLWISTLYIYTVGYTFSLVSLVLALFILMLLRKLHCTRNYIHMNLFVAFILRAAGVLIKDRTTHSTYVFLYVDSEKPSDLNGWISFSSPEKLFLCRMAQLLMHYVVGANSFWILVEGIYLHRLLVATVLSEKHLLLRYVFIGWGFPVLFVASWGITKYQLEYEGCWATHHNMAFWWIIRGPILFSIVVNFCIFLKIVKLLLSKLKAQQMSFRDYKFRLARSTLVLIPLLGIHEIVFNFIVDERIDGFSRHIKVFIQLTLGSFQGFFVALLYCFSNGEVKAELRKKWSHFLLASPFVCMPCFLGKNIKHLGRCSKKEHSNNNCFSLEVTQPQSTQVAKQRTGGKAELSFALKHIPRASLSDSSEGEVTMGETTEEVFEESEISICNKSKN; this is encoded by the exons ATGTTGCACGAGTCTGCAATCAGCCCAG gaATATACTGCAATGGGAGTTTTGATGAATTTGTTTGCTGGCCTCATTCACCTCCAGGAATAGTCTCGGTTCCCTGCCCACATTATTTACCATGGATAGAAAATG GAAGTGCAAGAAACGTATACAGAATCTGCTTGGACCAAGGGATTTGGAAAAAAGTTGAAAACTCCACTGTGGTCTGGGATAACCGCACTGAATGTTCTGGGGACAGCCACTACCAGAGAAAA GATGAAGAACAAACATTGTGGATCTCCACCCTGTACATTTATACTGTGGGATATACTTTTTCTCTTGTTTCCCTTGTCTTAGCGCTTTTCATACTGATGCTGCTCAG GAAACTGCACTGCACAAGGAACTACATCCATATGAATCTGTTCGTTGCGTTCATCTTACGAGCCGCAGGAGTTCTCATCAAAGACAGAACAACCCACAGCACTTATGTATTTCTTTATGTGGACTCTGAAAAGCCAAGTGATCTAAATGGATGGATATCATTCTCAAGTCCAGAG AAGTTGTTCCTGTGCAGGATGGCTCAGCTTTTGATGCATTATGTTGTTGGGGCAAATTCCTTCTGGATTTTAGTGGAAGGGATTTACCTCCATAGATTATTGGTAGCCACTGTGCTCTCTGAGAAACATCTGCTGTTGAGATACGTCTTCATTGGATGGG GTTTTCCAGTTCTGTTTGTGGCTTCCTGGGGAATAACAAAATACCAACTGGAGTATGAGGG ATGCTGGGCAACACATCACAACATGGCATTCTGGTGGATCATTCGAGGGCCCATTTTATTTTCCATTGTT GTTAACTTCTGCATCTTTCTAAAAATTGTGAAGCTGCTACTTTCCAAACTTAAAGCCCAGCAAATGAGCTTTCGTGATTATAAATTCAG actgGCAAGATCAACCCTTGTGTTAATACCATTGCTTGGGATTCACGAGATTGTCTTTAACTTCATTGTGGATGAAAGAATTGATGGTTTTTCCAGGCACATAAAAGTCTTCATTCAGCTGACCCTGGGCTCCTTCCAA ggTTTCTTTGTAGCACTTTTATACTGTTTTTCTAATGGAGAG gTAAAAGCTGAACTGCGCAAGAAGTGGTCCCATTTCTTGCTGGCATCCCCCTTTGTCTGCATGCCGTGCTTTCTCGGAAAGAACATCAAGCACCTGGGGAGATGTTCCAAGAAAGAGCATTCGAACAATAATTGCTTCTCCCTGGAGGTGACTCAGCCTCAGAGCACACAAGTGGCAAAGCAGAGGACAGGCGGCAAAGCGGAGCTAAGCTTCGCATTAAAGCATATTCCCAGAGCAAGCCTCTCAGACAGCAGTGAAGGAGAAGTCACAATGGGGGAGACGACCGAGGAAGTCTTCGAAGAAAGCGAGATTTCAATttgtaacaaaagcaaaaactga